tatagaaaattattcaataattatgaaattaagtaaaattttcattttaaataaataaatttaaaatcagcTCATAATAAGgtttttcaaaagttctgggTCTTACACTTTCGGCGAGTAACTCAGTAACTGAAGGGAGAAGATGAGAATGGTGTGGGTGAATTAGGGTTAGTGAGGGTAATTTAgtaattatcttatttttttaaattagtgaCCGATGAGTTTATAGCGACCAAATTAGCgactaaataattttttgtcaTATTTTTCTATCGGTTGCAAAATCGGTTGCTAAACTAAAAAATAGCGACCGATTTTGTGACCAAGAGTCCCAAAGATGttacttatttattttggtTGCTAATTCGGtcgctaaattaaaaaatagcgaCCGATTTTAGCGACCAACTTTATTCtgattgtataaaaaaataatcggTCGCTAATTTGGTTGCTATTAGTGACCAATTTAGCGACCAACTTAACGACCAAATAATTTTTCACTATTTCTCTATCgattgttaaattaaaaatagcaACCGATTTTGTGACAAAAAATCCAAAGACGTTATTTCTCTTGCTTTTGTTGCTCATTCGGtcgctaaattaaaaaatagcaaTATATTTAGCGACCAACTTTATTCTAGatgtataaaaaatttatcGGTCGCTGAATATAATTTAGTGACCAATTTTTCTCTAGTCCTAAAAATTTTATATCGGTCGCTAAATTAGTCGCTATTAGCAACCAAGTTTTTCAGTCGCTAAAATCGGTCGCTATTCTGGTAATTTCTTGTAGTGttctaattttcgaaagttGTCGATCTTGTTGCTGTAACCCAGAACAATTCATCGTTCTTTTTACTATTCTTCAATTCAAAGTCGCCGACTTTGTTGTTGAAACCCAGAACAATCGATCGTTCTTTTTactgttcttccattcaaagtAGCTAACACAACAAATCTCCCTATCTCTAAACCAGATACTGTCACACTCTCAGCATTTGTAAATTGTTACAAGTAAGTCACTCtttgttctcttttttttctcttatttcattCTTTGCATTAATTAAAACTAATGTTTGTCTATGACTAATAATTGGTACAAGTGTGTTTATTCTTTGttattgtttattatttataaaatctATTTTGAAGCCTATTATCTTTGATTTCTTTTCCCATTTTTTTCTCCTTGAGTAGCAATACAATTTCATTAATTAGAATCCCCAAAACAAAGAGTACTTCAAAGAGTactagaaaaaaattaatagaagcCATTGTTAATAATCCTACAACATAGATACAGGTTATACCTCATATATAATTTTGGGTATTGATGATTATAAGCCCTTGTTTATGATTTATTAGTTTATACTTGATTATATAGATATGATGTTCATTTTGAACGGCTGaacaaatcattaaaaattggtatacaaatttatcaaaaataaagcAGTTAATTTGAAGTATTCTACAATATTGTATAAAATTTGCTTTGAACATACGGGTTTAAATTAGTTATGTAATAGTGATCGTTGTTGAGTTAAAATTATTGTATATGTGATCTTTGTAATTACTTGTGATACAAAATTATACCTTTGAggtttcttaatttttatttaatgatagtTTTGTAACATGCAGGTAATGAAGAAGttataaatttgattttttgaaaatcagTCACTCCTTCAATTAGTTGTATAAGATAAGGATGCATTGTCTTGCAATGTTTGAAAAGCTAATTGTGGTTGAAGACAGTGCTAGAGAACCTGATGTTAGAATCCTAATAAGTTCTCTTTGTAGATATGTAATTAGGGATTACTTTTCTATATTTGTTTAAAGTgatatatacattaaaaattgtAAACATACCCTTctttattgttgattttttataGTCTTTAATCAATAGAAATTTCTttgaatgataaaaaaatattgacacattctataaaaaaaatgtgtCATACCAAAATTCATTCTTACAAAGGGAAGAAAATTCaatatttcaaaatataaacaGATAGGAttgttataaattttaatttatatatagaaaGATTCTATAACAATAGATAGCTACCACGCACAAAAAAATCGCATTACAAAGTACTAGCACCAAAATGACTTATTTATATCATTTATAATTAACACAATTTATTTAGAGTTTTTTCAACTGATGTATTAAGAAGTAACATATACTCTTATTTTTTAGCTAAATTCTTGTTCTTTTCCTAAAATTTTTTGTAGTTCTTCTTAGCAGGCTTGATAatggtattttttttcagattGTATGACTTCATGCTCAAATCTATAGCAATGCACATCCTAGTTGCGTCATCAACCTGCAAATGATAAAACCAGTAGTAAGTCACACTTATGTAATTAGGAATtaaacaattagaaatttatCATGTAATATAACTTACATAATGTTATAATCATTAATCCAAATACAGTTCTTCATCTAAGTAGCTACCTAAATACTGCAATAAAAActatgttatattttatatggaAAAAAAGTACTAGTTAGACAATgtgacaaaagaaaaatattattacttgaCAAACCAAATAAAGATCTAGAAAATTACGAGTCCTTTCTTTGTCTTCCTATTCCAAGAGCTTCCAAAATGGAAAACTCAGATACCTTAGGCCTAATCGTACTCTCAATCATAGAAAGAGTCATGTTGAAGCATCCCTTCAAGGTACAAGACCTAATAAGTGGTTAGGTTTGAATTCGTATTTTGATAAATGGTAAAAATAGTATAAATGAAGATGTAAATTGATATTATAAATGTTTGAATATAGAAATGATATACCAGTTGCTTAATGTTGAATATTTTACGTACTTTCTTCTTAGGATCTGGGTTGGAATCCAACAAAATTACTTGACACTGATTCATGTTGAAGATAACAAGATACCAATGAAGATTATCTTCATTAACAGACACAAAAATCTGTACATATATACAAGAATTAATTGtttatagttaaaaaatataaatttcttTACGTAGAGTATAAAAATTTCTATCACGGGAGTGATATCAATATGAAGTCTCATATTATTATCCAAAATAAACTTGTTATCACAAGATTCAACACTTTACATCTTGATGAAAAAAGTTGTCAAACCaaagataattattttatttattaagcaTGCATAACAAATAGAGCAACACATATTTATTTGGTAGAGATAAAATTGTATCATATGATTTTACCTTTCTAAGGACTTCAACTTTGCCCATGAATGCATCTTTATAATCCTCTCGAGCTTGACTACTTGGGATAGTTCCTGACAATGCCATTTGCTATACAATGCGAAGAATATAATTTTGTCAATGTTAAATTGCCAAACTAATGTTACATATAAATATTGCACCCAGTAAGgatgaaaattatatatattttttgtgcgaaagatttcaatttatttatataatataagcATTTGAAGCACTTATATTACCTTATACAAGCAAGTGTGACAAATATTAAGGATTATTGaaatattgattaaagaaatttATTATAAGTTATACGCAGCTTACCGAAAAGACTGTGGGCATATACCAATGTCTTAAAACTATGAAACTAGTCTTTTCCTCATCATTTAGCATATGAGCATATACGTCCAGTATCTAAATGCATATTATACATGATTATATAATGACAATAATCATGAGATTTGATTGGTATACAAAATTAAATCAACTAAATTTAATAGCGCATATTAACTTTCATTTTGGTCAATCCAACCTTTTGGAATTAAGTTAGAAAAAGAATCTCTGGTTGCATCAAATTTGCATTCTTTTGCTAATATCTCTTACCTACAattgattaaatatataaattataatctaTCATTGTTCTTCTCATACGATCGTAAGATGACAAAGTacaaagataatatttttttaaaataagttacCTCCCAAACTCATTATCTTTATTTGTTCCAAATATGTAGGCTCCAACCATGATTTCAGTGTCATCTAATTTCATGGTAGTTAGCGATGCAAACAATATTGGTAACCACTattaagaaaaacaaaaattaacaaaaactAAGTctccaaattaaaaataactcaAGAATTAGAAAATGTTCAAAAGTGTTTGGACGAATAAAACTTAAGCAATTGACACTCACAAATGGAACTTTAACCCCAAGATTTTTCGGTTGTAGTTTTGTAAACTCTGGAGTCCTCTGATTTATATGATAACCAGTAGGAGATGCATTACTCAGCAATGATTTAACAATATAAGTTGATGGAGTATCTGCTatacaaaattatttatcatgtgTTTTTTGGATGAATGGGCTCTAGAAATTTTGGGATTAGTCTTCTTCACACGGataatagattttttttctattaaaagaAGCTTTTTTAACCGGGGAagtgaccaaattttttattatcgTGTCTATTATGGCTTGCTCAGAAGAAAGGTTTTTAAAGGGGCTTGCATATGGAGACATGGTCATTGGCATTAAAAGTGATGGATAAGGAGGTGAGCTTGGGATAAATTCTCCCAAATGATTATAAAATTGGGACGGCATAGGGTGAAAGTAAGGCATCATTGACATCATGGATTGGTTGACAGAAGCCATGTTTTGCAAGTTAGTGACAACTTCTTGCATCTTTATGATTTGTAAGTTGAGCGCATCATATTTTTCACCTTTATTCtcctaaaaaatattttgaaaatgataAGAGAATGAGTACATTACTATTCCTTCAATGCTATAGATGTTTAATCAATTATTTGTCaaatgaatataaaatatactaacCAATACTTAGCAAATTCAACATAACAATTcgagaagagaaaagagatcACCTTGTTAAGGATGGTTTCAGCCGGCACATCCACTTCTTTAGATTTTAATTCTTCCTTATTTTCTACCGTCTTGACGCCCTCATTGAAACtgaaaaccattataaataaataaatatcaaaattcttaagaAAAATacgaaaaaaatttaaaatttatagaaTCAATTAAAGTGTATTCGAACCTAGACAAAATTTCGATGGCCTATATCAGAGTGTTCTTCACTTGTGCTACTGTTACATTTGGTTTTTTTTTAATGCTGCTAAGATTTTTTTCCAATGTCATCAGATGGTGATTGAGGAGTATGATTGCTTTTAGCTTTGGCTAATTTTGAAACGGAGTTGTTAATTCCACTTGAAGATATAATTACAAGTAGAGAAAGCAATATGCATATATGATTATAAGACATTCGAATTTCACGGTGTTAACCCAAAATAATTTCATCCATTTATAGGAAGTTTAGAAACTGGATACATGAAAGGTCATCATATATATGGGTTTCGCATCAATTATTTCTTAAGTAATCTTTCATAAAGCCTTACCATTTTTCTTGACGTCTCATATTTTTGTAACAAGAAGGAAAAGTGAAGACAGAAATGAAAGGGGTGAGTTAAGGATGGAAAACTTACTATGGGGTGAAAGACAAAAGATGAAAGGGACAAGTTAAAGATATAAAACTTACTATGGAGTGAGAAGAAGtatccaaaacttgcttatgCATTTTTCTCATTTATTTGTGATTAGGGTATTCAATTTACATTTTCATACtgtctaataaaaaaattattctattaaatataattaaatcatttagatcaaattttagtttaataaaaaaattattctattaaatataattaaaaaattaatctattaAATATGATTAGGTGCCATACGCAAAGAAGGGTTTGAACCAAATGAAATTATGTAGAAAGATAGACGGAGAGTATGGCAGAGAATATTAAGGATCATTAAATTGGGGCaaaacataaaatttgtttgGAGTACAATAATACACTTCCATAGCGAACACAAGTCACAACTTATAATTATTGGCAAATGCATTAATTCTTCTTATTGTTAAAATCTTGAACTCTTGCATTCCAATAATCATAGTAATTTGGTACATTAGGGTGTGATGAATTTATCTAGAACATGGGTGTTCCACTTCTATTGTATGAATAACAAGGTGTCATGGGATATCCATTAAAACTGGGGTACATAGATAATCCATTCATGTGTTGAAAATTCACAAAACCCTTTGTAGAAGATATAGCACCATAAGTTCCAATGTCATTCGACATTtctttatgattttttttgtttggttgTCTACTTTGCTaaataaatatcaaaaaaataaattattaaaaaatatttttatagaaCATTATATCATCAATACATGAGAATACAACATGGCAAACTAACCTTTTCCATGTGATTATTATCTAACTACTTTCTTTCATTACTCTTTTTGCACATTTAAAATTCTATCATTTTTTGTGTTCTACATGCAAAATTATGAAAACTATAAAACATCTCTTGCggttataattatattataatacaCTGTTATATACTTCAAAAGCAGCTTCAGgtgcatttttttttgtttgtgcACTGGACTTTCTTGTTCTGTTATCATTGTAGTCGTTGCTTTGAACTTCTGTAGATTTGACATGAGCCTTATTCactttttttggatattttcaaataaataacTAACTTTTTCGTTACATTAGTGTATTGTTTCCTCATCAGATATACCTGTAATACAATATATTCCAACaacacataaattttaaaacaaataagTAGTACAACAAAGATTGTaaccaaacaaagaaaaatcaataataaatattaCCATAACACCATTTGATTATGTACTTGATTGGTCATTGTCAGTATACAATTTTCTTCGTTCAAACTTAGTGAGCATTCTCCACCATGTAATTTTGGACACTTATGAACCATATAACCAATCCGTTTACAATGCGAACATTTACGGGCCTTAGCAGCCTTGGTTGTTTGTCGTGGGGCTCCTTTTGTCTTCACAACACTTGGGTCACCTACTAAGTTGGCCGTAGAAGGCAACTTCTCATTAGGATTGTGTCTTTTATGAAGTTTCATAATCAATCCAAAAATGTCTTCTCTGATTTCCATGAAGTCATCTTGATGTTTCGATGCTTTATCACAAAGTGTAAAACAAAACATTGCTAGAGCACTGTACCTGACACCAGCAATCTTTTTAGATTCAATATCCTCAGCTGTAAGCGAACAAATGTATTCTTTTTTAACGTCTTTCGTCCACCTCTTGTGAATAAGAGTATTAGGAATAGTGCTAATATGGTCATGTCTCATAGTACAAAAAATATGGAAACATGGAATACCACGGCTCTCAAATAATCGACAGTCACAAGCCAAGTTGTTAGTGCTTCTATCATACCAAACCTCATATTCAATACCCGGCTCTTGATATTTATTCATTCTCACCTCAATTTTGTTACCATTATTTGAATGGCTAACAACATTTAGTTTACTCGCTTTTATTATCTCATTCTTCACCTCTTTAAACATATTCTGGGTAAAAATATTGGCTGCTTCCTTTTTGATGTCTTCAAAACATGTAGTTAAAACTGAACTTGAAAATAATGACTTAAAATCAGATAATAGCTTATTTGTTCGATATTGCCTCACTACCTCGTTAAGATTATGCATCAAATCTAAAAGataacatttttattaatatagtGCTTTATCAACGAATGAATTCCTTCACAGTGTGACATGGTCCTAATTTGACCAAAAAACTTGTCGTTCAAATATGAGAAAGCCCACATCCTTTTGATCTCATACGTTTTTTTCTCCCATTCATTTTCAAAAAGCTTGAATTTTAATACTAAGCGATGCCATTTATCTTCAAACTCATCTGGAAAAAATTTTCGTACATAAGGTGCTTCAATCCATGAAGAAACTCAGAATTTTTGATAGCTTCACATGCATTGCAATGTAAATGCCACGCACAAAGTCGGTGTGTTGCATTTGGCATCACCTCTCTAATTGCTCCTCTCATTGCAAGATCACCATCTGTCACCACTGCTGTTGGATGTTTATTACCCattatttcaaagaaaatctTCAAAACTAATACATATGTCTCATGCTTTTTATCTGCTAGCAAGTCACAACCAAATATGCATGTCTGACCGTGATGGTTAGTTCCTTAGAAGACAACCAATGGCTTGTTATATTATTCTTCTAGTATGTTGTGTCAAATGCTAGCACATCACTAAAACATTGATAATCAACTATGCTAGCCCCATCAGTCTATACTAAATTTTCAAGTTTATTATCTTTCAGAGTAAATTTTTCTTGCAACAATAGATCTTCATCGGCCTTAGAAATCAAGTAACTCAATGTTGCATATGCATCCCCATCTTTCACTTTAGCATGCTTTGATTTGtcaaaataattatacaaatcCTTCTTTGTAAAACCAATTTTTTTAGATCCTCTCTTTTGCTTTAACATGAACCCCATTATATGACAAGTTCTAACACAATAATCATGCAGACTGTTGGCTTATGCTTTGTTGGCCTCTGTCATTACGCGATATGTGGGGACAAATTGTATATATTTAGCTGGGATAAGGTCATGATTGCGAGTCTCTTTAAATGCTGTGACTTTCcacttcttcaatttcatatCATAGTGAAATCTAATTTTGGCTTGACACATTACACATGTTATCGGCCTGTGGTCCCTTTTCCTATTCTCCATCTCCAAATACTTCTTTCTCGGTGTACCCTCTCTGTTACAAAGCATTTGTTGCATATTAAGGTTGTCGTTGAAATCATAACCCTTTTCATCACACCTTGCAACAAAATCATGTACTTTGACATAATTTTTGTAGAATTAAACACATTGTTTTACACTATCATGTTCAATACCCCAAATGTCATCTTTGGTAAACTCAGTTAACTTCTTCTCAATGTCACCAAATCTATTTCCAGGATCAACCATTTTCATAGCTTCATCAATTGTACCCTTCTTTTGAGATATATTTATATCATTTTCTTCACTTGAACCACTATactcaaaattcaaataatCAAATTGAATAGAATTCTTTGTTGAAATTTTGTCAACGCTACCCATACTTGTGTTTTAAgtctattattaatataaaatgtaaaaaaaaatgcatGAGAACAATACTATtcaattttatgcaagaaaatttgaatagtaaaaagaaatatattatcacaataaataataatacaCAATCAATTAATGTaatcaaaaaattattaactaataGTAAACAAATGCagatatacataaaaaaaatttgaataaatgcacttatgtattaattaattttaagttGTTTATAAGTTCATGATGATAGTTTTAAGCAATATTTAGTTTTGAAAGTTATAAAACAGCGGCttagatttttcaaaaacttcCCATTAAAAACTATTTTGCTTAATATTAGTTCAGTACACAAGCCAGTTGTTATTTATACATAAATCCTAGTTAGTATCTAAAAAACATTATAAGACCCTCTTATTCCATATAGTTAGCATCCCACAATAACTCATCTGAATTAGTATATTTAGATTTGACCTATTTTTTGCAGGTAATTATAATCTAAAAAGCTATATATCATGAAATATGTTAATTagcttttctatttttaattaatttgtataatattaaaaatgaacTAATGCTGCTTTGTACCTATAAAATCAAGTATAAACTAAGAATTCATAAACAGGGGCTTATAATCATCAATACCCAAAATTATATATGAGCTATAACCTGTATTTATGGTGCAGGATTATTAACAAGTAATTACAAAACATCACATGTACAGTAATTTTAACTCAACAACGATTACTGTTacataactaatttaaatccgTATGTTCAAAGAAAATTTTATACTAagtaaatattataaaatacttgaaattaaGTGCTCTGTTTTTGGTAAATTTGTATACCATTAAGAATGACTATGTTTTTTATTGATTTGTTCAGCCGCTTAAAATGAACATCACATCTATATAGTCAAGTATAAACTAATAAATCATAAACAAGGGCTTATAATCATCAATACCCAAAATTATATATGAGCTATAACCTGAATCTATGTTGTAGGATTATTAACAAGTAATTACAAAGATCACATGTACAGTAATTTTAACTCAACAATTATCAATATTACATAACTAATTTAAACCCGTATGTTCAAAGCAAAGTTTAAGCAagtaaatattataaaatactTCAAATTAACTGCTCTGTTTCTGGTAAATTTGTATACAATTTCAAAGTTTAGAAGGAGAAAAATGAAGGTATATCTTGAAAGTGAGGGAGAGGGAAGAAGATGAAAACAAATTTTCTCTGTAAATatggaaaagaagaagacaaaATTAGATGAAAAGGATTAGGATTCtatgttcttccctctttctccAGCAGCATATACAACAACCcaactctaatattttttttcttttaaagtatttatttaaGGTTTACCACATATGGTGGTTTGATTTAACCAGACTTAAATGTATGTACTATGTATTaagatatgtatatataaagtattttatacatgtattaaattcattaatttttattttaaaaattaaaaattcatttgctGATTGGAATTAATGAATACAGATGTCATCAATTAATTACAACATGTAAGAAAGGTATGTAATACCCTCAAATTAATTGGGTATGAAAGAATAGACAGCTAATGTTTTCTTCCTATCATAattagattttgtattttttatttttgttgtgtaTAAAccaaatcaccaagagaaatgTTAAGTTACTGATATTCTTTTTTACGTTGCATTTGTCTTgcatttaaattaatattaattaattcttTTTCCTATTATAAGTGTTTGTAGTAGttcttcaaaaggtaaaaggTATTGAATGTTATTGAAAAGATTACAATTAATATTGTGTTTTCTGTACTAATGTTAtaaaattgtaaattttttaaaataaattatatcttaatatttttttattataaaattcaaaaaattaataatatcttaaattcatgtaataaatattaaagattttatttttctgctgttatttattttatttttaacggTAATAAAAATAGTCGTTAATACATTTATCTGCAATTAGACATTAGCTGTTTTATACTTGGTCACTAAAAGGCTTTAGCTACAATTATAACAATTATCAGTAAAAACCTTTTCAATGattgtaaaaattatataacTTTTAGAGgtcattttttttacaatttataTAGTGACGAAAAATAATTCTAAGATTGCAATATTATTCACTTTTAGTGTCTATTACTATTGCTGACAAACCTATTTTACTGGCAATTTTTATGGTCATTTTGATGGTGGAGTTGGGATTTCAATTTGGGCACTGGGCTTGGGGTAAGGATATTGGGCGCCACTTCCTTGGAGTTGGGCTTAGAGGTTGGGCGCCTAGCTTGGAGCAGGGGCGCTGGGCACTAGTGCAGGGCGTTAGGCTTCTAGTTTTTTGCGCTGCACTTGGTGTTTTCAAACTTGGCGCCAACAACCTTATGTTCCTCCTTAAAAGTATACTTGTGTTTTCTTATAAATTCCATCCTGATTTGCTTAAACATAGCCTGAAAACACAATTATTATAAACAACTCCAAACATATGATTAGTCATCAAAACTTCactaaaaacataaaaactttgatttaaatctaaaaaaaatacttaaaaaaattctaaaaacaatTAAAGATGCCTAGACATCTGCCTTCTTTCTTAAGTCTATATATCTTACCCCAATTTACCCACACATTAGttattctctctttctctcattAAATTAACTAGATACTATATGAACAATTAATTAGTGTCCACAATTTCTATGTATAGAAAACTATgttgaatataaaatttaaaggtAAATTGCTAATATTTTAACCAAAATTAATTGAACGTTAATTTTgttgagagaaaataaaatcacataCATGAGATTATGCTAAGAATTAAAACAACTTAAAAGTTCTAAGCTTCTGAGTTTCATTGTTTAACATACCTATGCGGTGTTAATACTCGCTATTGTTATGAGAACTGTACCAACCAATTGAACTTGAAAACTAAATTGAtgtatatttgattttttaaggATCATTTTGACTATTAATCTTAAAATTTGTCCAATATTTTCATAATTGTTGCCCCTGCTCTGATGTTATTATTGCTTGCTGCTCAACTAT
Above is a genomic segment from Arachis stenosperma cultivar V10309 chromosome 1, arast.V10309.gnm1.PFL2, whole genome shotgun sequence containing:
- the LOC130976544 gene encoding uncharacterized protein LOC130976544, coding for MGSVDKISTKNSIQFDYLNFEYSGSSEENDINISQKKGTIDEAMKMVDPGNRFGDIEKKLTEFTKDDIWVHDFVARCDEKGYDFNDNLNMQQMLCNREGTPRKKYLEMENRKRDHRPITCVMCQAKIRFHYDMKLKKWKVTAFKETRNHDLIPAKYIQFVPTYRVMTEANKA